From one Humulus lupulus chromosome 8, drHumLupu1.1, whole genome shotgun sequence genomic stretch:
- the LOC133794809 gene encoding uncharacterized protein LOC133794809 encodes MAEDLVLDTPIRNWVLIPLSVVMVLIGVLRYFVSKLMRSFQVPDPKIVKEGQVVVRARNLRAGANFIPPKSFRARRFYFSNEENGLLYVPKGQGQNPQAQMFSDPNMAMDMMKKNLSMIIPQTLTFAWVNFFFSGFVAAKIPFPLTQRFRSMLQNGIDLSTVDVSYVSSRSWYFLNLFGLRGLFSLILGEENAMDDTQRMMQMGGFGFDPTKNLGAEKDNLDIMQHDWAMPKFEQRAEAVLRKLVH; translated from the exons ATGGCGGAAGACCTCGTGCTAGATACACCGATCAGAAATTGGGTATTGATCCCTCTTTCGGTGGTCATGGTCCTTATCGGAGTTCTCCGCTATTTTGTCTCTAAGCTCATGCGCTCCTTTCAAGTCCCCGATCCAAAAATCGTCAAAGAAGG GCAAGTCGTCGTTAGGGCACGAAATTTGCGTGCTGGTGCTAATTTCATTCCTCCTAAATCGTTTCGCGCTCGTAGATTTTACTTCAGTAACGAG GAAAATGGGTTATTATATGTTCCGAAAGGACAGGGTCAGAACCCACAGGCACAAATGTTTTCTGACCCAAATATGGCAATGGACATGATGAAGAAAAACCTTTCAATGATTATTCCCCAG ACTCTTACTTTTGCTTGGGTCAACTTCTTCTTCTCTGGATTTGTAGCAG CCAAAATACCATTTCCACTGACTCAGAGGTTCAGGTCCATGTTACAGAATGGGATTGATTTGAGCACTGTTGATGTCAGCTATGTCAGTAGCCGCTCATG GTACTTCCTCAATCTATTCGGATTAAGAGGTTTATTTAGTCTCATTCTGGGAGAAGAAAATG CCATGGATGACACACAGCGTATGATGCAGATGGGAGGATTCGGCTTTGATCCAACAAAG aaTTTAGGTGCTGAGAAGGACAACCTTGACATAATGCAGCATGATTGGGCCATGCCTAAGTTTGAGCAGCGTGCTGAAGCAGTATTGAGAAAACTAGTCCACTGA